AGTTATTACGCGTTTCCTTTTATTCAGGGAGATGATAAGCTGCGAACCTACCAAGGGCCGATTATCCGGAAGGACTGGCTGGATGAACTTGGACTTGATGTGCCAACAACGATTGACGAATGGCATACGATGCTTCAGGCATTTAAGGACAAAAAGGGAGCTGACGCCCCGCTTACTTTTCTAGGTGTTCCGAATCCGTTGTTTGGTATCGAAGGTGGAGGTTTTATTGGCGCTTTTGGCATTAAAAAGGGGTTCTACGTGGAAGATGGCCAAATTAAGTTTGGGGCACAAGAACCTGAATATAAGGCGTTTCTATCCTTATTTCGTGAATGGTATGCGGAGGGACTCATTGACAAGAATCTAGCTGCCGTCGATTCGGAGACTCAGGATACAAACATGACCACAGGACGCAGCGGCGCGAGTATCTGGAATGCAGGGGCGGGGATTGGTACATGGCTACCCATCTTGCAGGAGACGGATCCCCATGCAAAGCTTGTGCCAGCGCCATATCCTGTCATGAACAAAGGAGATCGCCCGAAATTTGGTCAACTTGCTCCCGCTATCGGTTCCAGTGGGGTCGCCATATCCAGCAACAGTCATCATGTAGAAGAAGCAGCACGGATGCTCGATTACGGGTATGGGCCTGAGGGACATTTACTGTTCAACTTTGGTATTGAAGGTGTTAGTTTTAAGATGAAAGACGGGTACCCGACGTATACGGAAACTATTTTGAAAAACCCTGATAAGTGGTCGCCGGCGCAAGCGCTTGCGATGTACACCAGAGCGAGTTATTTCGGTCCATTTGTGCAGGATACGCGATATATGGAGCAATATTATATTTTGCCGGAACAGAAAGAGGCGGTGCAGTTATGGTCCAGTACGGATGCTGTTCTCCATCAGGTACCAACCCTGCCCAAAACCGAGAAAGAAAGCACGGAGATGTCTGTCATCATGCAGGAAGTGAATAAAGTGGTGGACGAGATGTCGCTGAAAATCATTTTTGGTATTGAGCCGGTGGATGCTTTCGATACGTATGTCGAGCAAATCAAGTCATTACAGATTGATCGTGCGATTGAGATTCAACAACAGGCATTAGAGCGATATAATCGCGCTGTATCCTCTAAATAAACCCTTATATTGTATAAAATGGGCATTGAAGTGTCGTTTTTGTTGATGTAATTTCGTTTCCTCGTGCTCTACAATCGATTATGACATGCTGAGTTGGCATGCACATGACTCTTGCTTGAGCAGGATCGGAGGTGACTA
This window of the Paenibacillus marchantiae genome carries:
- a CDS encoding extracellular solute-binding protein, with amino-acid sequence MNVKRKLAFITKLTGFILLLGMLTACDQNGTDSDAKLEERSGSSEYQTVSIASPNDDGKLTYWAELNGNAASIKSSFNEVPFFQEWQRRTGVNLQFIRPPANQAKEAINVLLTSGELPDMIEYEWSNYPGGPEKAIKDGYILRLNDVIDQYAPHLKQYLTEHPDIDMQIRTANGSYYAFPFIQGDDKLRTYQGPIIRKDWLDELGLDVPTTIDEWHTMLQAFKDKKGADAPLTFLGVPNPLFGIEGGGFIGAFGIKKGFYVEDGQIKFGAQEPEYKAFLSLFREWYAEGLIDKNLAAVDSETQDTNMTTGRSGASIWNAGAGIGTWLPILQETDPHAKLVPAPYPVMNKGDRPKFGQLAPAIGSSGVAISSNSHHVEEAARMLDYGYGPEGHLLFNFGIEGVSFKMKDGYPTYTETILKNPDKWSPAQALAMYTRASYFGPFVQDTRYMEQYYILPEQKEAVQLWSSTDAVLHQVPTLPKTEKESTEMSVIMQEVNKVVDEMSLKIIFGIEPVDAFDTYVEQIKSLQIDRAIEIQQQALERYNRAVSSK